A window of the Nibribacter ruber genome harbors these coding sequences:
- a CDS encoding S9 family peptidase: protein MNKRCLAFLLFWWVSLSCGFAQQDNSLIQITDLLKIKQMGSVALSPDGKQVAFTVTSIEPDAAQKNEYKYVTQLFLQPANGSAPARQLTYGTSNSSQPTWSPDGKQLAFVRVADGKPQIFLMSFAGGEPVQLTKFKYGASQPQWSPNGQQLLFTSGIALRELLADSLLNPTHDVPKWSYEKPGFFQNEHLRPNAAKANPDGSLAEIRSYLDQNEKDNKAKVINQLSFQEESTTSSNISLSHIFIIDTKPGATAKDLTPGFVSSSNGQFVNNGRQIVFEGDASAEENPTRALENSIYLINADGTGLKTLVSKKGFSYNGVSVSPSGKMLAFQYSPVMEVANPVLAVMPVDGSLANTVSLPYDRTKSNLTWDEKERNLYFVSPSNGGFVLNRADVKSKKITQLTDFTAGVGSFDLKKGQLVFVKTEVANPNELYTANADAKNAKRLTSFNYDWVKNKKLSQPEKHTFTNDKGQTIEYWVMKPTNFTAGQKYPLLLEIHGGPTAMWGPGEGSMWHEYQYFASRGYGVVYSNPRGSGGYGEEFMRANIKDWGAGPASDVLTALDKTVAQGWADTSKLAVTGGSYGGYLVSWILGHDKRFKAACSQRGVYDLTTFFGEGNAWRLVPNYFGGYPWETENKAIIQSESPFTYVQNITTPLIIFHGENDLRTGVIQSEMLYKALKILNRPVEYVRHPGATHEITRTGNNRQRIDQMLRTYEFFERYLK, encoded by the coding sequence ATGAACAAAAGATGCCTCGCTTTCCTGCTTTTCTGGTGGGTAAGCCTTTCCTGTGGTTTCGCGCAGCAGGACAACAGCCTCATCCAGATCACAGACCTGCTCAAAATCAAGCAGATGGGATCAGTGGCGCTTTCGCCAGACGGCAAACAGGTGGCCTTTACCGTCACCAGCATTGAGCCAGACGCCGCCCAGAAAAACGAGTACAAGTACGTGACGCAGCTGTTTCTGCAACCCGCCAACGGCAGCGCCCCGGCGCGGCAGCTCACCTACGGCACCAGCAACTCATCCCAACCCACCTGGAGCCCAGACGGTAAGCAACTGGCCTTCGTGCGCGTGGCAGACGGCAAGCCTCAGATTTTTTTGATGTCCTTTGCCGGCGGCGAGCCCGTGCAGCTGACCAAATTTAAATACGGCGCCAGCCAACCACAGTGGAGCCCAAATGGGCAACAACTCCTGTTCACCTCGGGCATAGCCTTGCGGGAACTGTTGGCAGACTCGCTGCTCAACCCCACCCACGATGTGCCAAAATGGTCTTATGAGAAACCGGGTTTCTTCCAGAACGAGCACCTGCGCCCCAACGCCGCCAAAGCCAATCCAGACGGTTCCCTCGCTGAGATCAGAAGCTATCTGGACCAGAACGAGAAGGACAACAAGGCCAAGGTCATCAACCAACTGTCGTTTCAGGAAGAGTCTACCACCTCGTCAAACATCAGCCTATCTCACATTTTCATCATAGACACCAAGCCGGGCGCAACGGCCAAAGATTTGACGCCTGGTTTCGTGTCCAGCTCTAACGGGCAGTTTGTGAACAATGGCAGACAGATCGTCTTTGAGGGAGATGCCAGCGCAGAGGAAAACCCTACCCGCGCCTTGGAGAATTCCATCTACCTCATCAACGCTGACGGCACGGGCCTTAAAACGCTGGTCTCTAAGAAAGGCTTCTCCTACAACGGCGTGTCCGTGTCCCCGTCGGGCAAGATGCTGGCCTTCCAGTACAGCCCGGTCATGGAGGTGGCGAACCCGGTGCTGGCCGTCATGCCTGTAGACGGTTCCCTGGCCAACACAGTCTCCCTGCCTTATGATCGTACCAAAAGCAACCTCACCTGGGATGAAAAGGAACGGAACCTGTACTTTGTCTCACCGTCTAACGGGGGCTTCGTCCTGAACCGCGCCGATGTGAAAAGCAAAAAAATCACCCAGCTCACCGACTTTACCGCCGGCGTGGGCAGCTTTGACTTGAAGAAAGGCCAACTGGTATTTGTGAAGACCGAAGTAGCCAACCCCAATGAGCTCTACACGGCCAATGCCGATGCCAAAAACGCCAAGCGCCTCACCTCCTTCAATTATGACTGGGTGAAAAACAAAAAGCTGAGCCAGCCAGAGAAACACACCTTCACCAATGACAAAGGCCAAACGATAGAATACTGGGTCATGAAGCCCACCAACTTTACGGCCGGTCAGAAATATCCGCTTTTGCTGGAGATTCACGGAGGACCTACCGCCATGTGGGGACCCGGCGAGGGCAGCATGTGGCACGAGTACCAGTACTTCGCGTCCAGGGGCTATGGCGTGGTGTACAGCAACCCGCGCGGCTCTGGTGGGTACGGCGAAGAGTTCATGCGCGCCAACATCAAGGACTGGGGCGCCGGCCCGGCCAGCGACGTGTTAACCGCTCTTGACAAAACCGTGGCCCAAGGCTGGGCCGACACGTCTAAACTGGCCGTTACGGGCGGGTCTTACGGCGGCTACCTGGTCTCCTGGATTTTGGGTCATGACAAGCGCTTCAAGGCGGCCTGCTCACAGCGGGGCGTGTATGATTTGACCACCTTCTTTGGCGAAGGAAACGCTTGGCGTTTGGTGCCAAACTACTTTGGCGGCTATCCTTGGGAGACCGAAAACAAAGCCATCATCCAGAGCGAGTCGCCGTTCACCTACGTGCAGAACATCACCACGCCGCTCATCATCTTCCACGGCGAAAATGACCTACGCACGGGCGTCATCCAAAGCGAAATGCTCTACAAGGCCCTCAAAATCCTGAACCGGCCCGTAGAATACGTCCGCCACCCCGGGGCCACCCATGAAATCACCCGCACCGGCAACAACCGCCAACGCATTGACCAAATGCTCCGCACCTATGAGTTCTTTGAACGCTACCTGAAGTAA
- a CDS encoding CatA-like O-acetyltransferase produces the protein MTSRYSKQPILLQGWDREEQFTFFKNFDQPFFNVHTEVDLTPLYAYCKRTQTSVFLAYLYVTLQAARTTENFLYRLEDGKPIKYDGLDISTTLLKDNQTIAFAHFPFQDSLTDFCASAQQVIQEVKSSPGLFHGYQGPDNLHVTTLPWFPFKGMEHAFQINQQDPGIPKIAFGRLETREEKVFLPLSIALHHALGDGFHVHLFLENMAGYINAFDFAG, from the coding sequence ATGACTTCCAGATACAGTAAACAACCCATTCTTTTGCAAGGCTGGGACCGCGAAGAGCAGTTTACCTTCTTCAAGAATTTTGACCAGCCGTTCTTTAACGTGCACACCGAGGTAGACCTTACGCCGCTTTACGCCTATTGCAAGCGCACCCAGACTTCGGTGTTTCTGGCTTACTTGTACGTGACCCTGCAAGCCGCCAGAACCACTGAGAATTTCCTATACCGCCTGGAAGACGGAAAACCGATCAAGTACGATGGCCTGGACATTTCCACCACGCTGCTCAAAGACAACCAGACCATTGCTTTCGCGCACTTCCCGTTCCAGGACTCGCTGACTGATTTTTGCGCTTCGGCCCAACAGGTGATTCAGGAAGTAAAATCCAGCCCTGGCCTTTTCCATGGCTACCAGGGCCCAGACAACCTGCACGTGACCACGCTGCCGTGGTTTCCTTTCAAAGGCATGGAACACGCCTTCCAGATCAACCAACAAGACCCGGGCATTCCCAAAATCGCCTTCGGACGGCTGGAAACCCGTGAGGAGAAGGTTTTCCTCCCGCTCAGCATCGCCCTCCACCATGCCTTAGGAGACGGCTTTCACGTTCATCTTTTTCTGGAAAACATGGCCGGCTACATCAATGCCTTTGACTTTGCTGGGTGA
- a CDS encoding Crp/Fnr family transcriptional regulator, whose translation MEEQFFTEYRTRVSHFLQAHPAVLARYQSTVVTVPAQSELLQQGEKPKGVYVLASGLVKVTRATANGPLFTLGVFGPGEMEGDVEAILDIPYICTVHALTHCTFHYLSRDKFLQMLAQEPDFNLLVHTSMASKLVNTSLQTSIQSTNRLYYTLLIVLRELAQISDLHITKSLLTEFLGTSQRNLNRLLGQLEEERLVQVKGATILHIHPSQLEKRISTYDFQIQ comes from the coding sequence ATGGAAGAGCAGTTTTTCACAGAATACCGCACCCGGGTGTCGCATTTTCTCCAGGCGCACCCTGCCGTGCTCGCCCGCTACCAAAGCACCGTGGTAACCGTGCCTGCGCAGTCAGAGTTGCTGCAACAAGGCGAAAAACCCAAAGGCGTGTATGTTTTGGCTTCGGGACTGGTGAAGGTCACACGCGCCACCGCCAACGGCCCTTTGTTTACGTTGGGCGTGTTTGGCCCCGGCGAGATGGAAGGCGACGTGGAGGCTATCCTGGACATTCCCTACATCTGCACCGTGCACGCCCTCACCCACTGCACGTTCCATTACCTGTCCCGCGACAAGTTTCTGCAGATGCTGGCCCAAGAACCCGACTTCAACCTGCTGGTGCACACTTCCATGGCTTCTAAACTAGTCAACACGTCTTTGCAGACGTCCATCCAGAGCACCAACCGCCTGTATTACACTTTGCTCATTGTACTGCGGGAACTTGCACAGATAAGCGACCTGCACATCACCAAGAGCCTGCTCACTGAGTTTCTGGGCACATCGCAGCGCAACCTGAACCGGCTCCTTGGGCAGTTGGAAGAGGAACGGCTGGTACAGGTAAAGGGCGCCACCATTTTACACATTCATCCATCCCAGTTAGAGAAAAGAATCAGTACCTATGACTTCCAGATACAGTAA